aggggatgGGCAGGGTCTGAgggctggagggatggagctgtcaaaagggagggagagggcaggagctATGGGAGCTTTCCACAGGCTCAGCTGTGACCAGCatcagctgtgcctggagctccagctgctctacTCTAGTCTCCAGATGGTCTCATCTTCCAGGATATCTGGAGGTCTTAAAGGGACACTGGTTCTGAGCCAGCAGATGAACGTAGTTCTGCAGCTCTTTCGTTGAGTATTTCCTGAACTATAATGTTTGTCTGGGAAGGGCTGTCGTCTCTCCTCAGGGCTtgaagggctggaagagacaGGAACAGAGCCGCGGTCAGAGCCTGGATCTGCAGGAATCCAAGCAGACCTTCCTGCCAGGGCCAtctcacccagctcctgccatggcCAGAAGACAGCAGGGGCCAAGGAGATCAGCCAGAAGGTGCTGGCCATGAGCCTCCCCACCGTGTCCCTGaaacctctctgtgctctgcccacGTCACCCCGAGTCCACACACGGAGCAAAgcccccacagccagggcagggattgcaGCTCCCGAGCCAGGCATTGCAGCTCgcccccgccagcccccgcTGCCAGCCCGCTGCCCTCACTCACCCtcactgaggagctggagctcttCCTTGTGCCCCCTCAAGAAcaccctggcagcccctgggagcacagaggcGGTCACGGCCCCGCGGCACAGCTCCCTCGCAGCGGCGCTGCCAGCCCCGTGGCCACCCGCTCTCCTGCCCCggcagggctcagcccgggCCCTTGCCGCATCCTGACGCCCGAGGGCACGGCTGCGAGAGGGCGGCAGCGGCCCCGAGGGCAGGCGGGGCTCCACGGCCCCGGGCCCGGATCCCGCTGCCGGggcagcagccggggctggggccgagctgcggcggggcggggaggggcccCGGGCTCGTGGCTCACCGATGAACCTGACGGCCGCCTCTCGCAGGGACTCCTGCGGGCTCTCCACGAACGGCAGCGCCTGGTGCAGGCGCTCGGCCGCTCggctcctgtcctctgccagctgcagagagcgCCAGGAGGGAAGGGTTGGCGCGGGCTCAGCCCCTTGGCCGGGCTCTCTGCGCCCAGCCCTGGCCTCCCCTGCCCGCACGGCCCCGAGGCCCGGCCAGCAGCCGCTGGCGCCGGGCTCTGGAGGGGGCCGAGGGCCGGCTGCTGCCCGGGGAGCCGCGGTGCCGCCCCGCGCCAcagcccagcggggccggggctccaTCGGCTCCCGGCTCGGGGCCAcaggagcctggagaagagcccGGGGAAGGGAGCAGCGTGTGGGGCGCAGGCTGGCACCCctggtgcagcacagctgccagccccacgCACTGGGCACCAGGGGCAGGGGACTTCTCCAGGCTCAGCTTAGGCTTCCAGGCGGTCCTTACCAGGCACTCGGCAAACTTCGacagctgctccttcttcaCCAGCTGCCCAAGATTTCTCCTCTTCAGGAACTTGGCCGCACAAATCAGCGTTTCCCGAgaagcctggagagcagcagagacacggagatggcagcacagcccagggcacaggacCCACGTCCCTGTGCCAAGGCCAGGAGAAGGCTGCAGCCTGCGAggccccagggcaggaggcagctgagcccCCTCCCAGGAGGACACATCAGCCCACAAGTCCTCACCTCTGCCACGTTCCGGTTCTCATCATGGCAGTGGAATAAAAGTGGGAGTAGGCTCTGGCACACAATTGTCTTAAGGGGCGTTTTTCCCTCGTCCACTACCAACTCCATCACCTTGCAGAAGAGGCGAATGGAGAGCATCTGCACATTGCTGTTGTCCTGgagtaaaggaaaaaacctcagcagCAACTTCTCCAGCCCATGTGGGCAACGGCCTAAAAATCCACAGGGCACAAAGTGTCTGGGCAGCAGCCAGTGTCAGTGGCTGGGGGCACAGAGCCTTACATTTTCAAAGAGTGGCAAGAGTGCCTCAGCCAGTTTCGGGGCAGTGGTGCTGGATACCAGGATGTCTTTGTTCTCCAGCACATTCATGAACACAGAGAGGGACATCCTGACCACCTCTCCATCTGCatcacccagcagctccacaagcCGTTGAGACAGGCTGCCCATTCTTCTGGCCTGTGTGGAACACAAGGCTGTGCTGTGAAGCCATGAACGGCTGCACTGCCTACACCACCCTGGCCCTGCAAGCCCACCCTGCTGCCGCAGGGCCCAGAGGCCAAAGGCCTGTCCCGAAGCACTGGGGCAGCTGAGCcgggaggcaggagagctgggagcagctgcctcagctcctgAAGCGCAGCCAAGCCCATGTGACTGCTTTCCCCAGCGCAGCTTCAGCCGCTGCCGCCTTCTCACCATGGCGGGATCCTTGCTGAGCACCACGAGGCCTCTGAGTGCCAGGCGACATCTCTGCCTGCACTCGCTCAGCAGGTACCTGGACATGATCTCCAGGATGCTGTCACCATATTTACTTAAGTCCAGGCACTCGAGGAGCTGAaaggcacagggcagtgacaggggAGCCGGCCGGCAGGAGCCCGGAACCGCCCAGGGCTGGGCCCAGGCAGCAGCGCAGGGCGCGGGCACCGTCCCAGGCAGCTGCGGCTACGAGAGGGCAGAGAGGCGGGAGGCAGCTCAGCGAGGCAGCGCTGGCCGTCAGGCTCACCTCCACAAGGAAAGCCAGGAAGGGCAGATCCCAGCATGGCTCCTCCCTGCTGAGTGGTTTGAGCAGGTGGAATGCAATGCGGGAGCAGAAGGGGATCAAGACCTGGCGCATCTCTCTGGTAGGGGGAAAAAGGCACCAAGACCCTGAGGCAGGGGGCAAAGCTCTCCCAGGACTGACTCACACAGGTCTGGTCTTCCCCACCACGTTGCAAGGGGATGTGGGTGCTCTGGGAGGCAGCTCCTTCTGGGCACCCTCCccttccagccttttccagtcCGCTTGGCCATCCCTCGGTGACGAGGCCCCACAGGGACTGTGTGGGGCACCTCGGGCACAGGGCACAAGTGCCGGGGGCAGTGAGGAGAAGGGGGTCTCACCTGGCCAGCAGACCCACTGCATAGTGCTGGGTGTCAGCACACAGCAGCGTGTCCCAGCCACGCTTGCGCTCCATAGCCACCACCTCATTGTCACAGCGCAGTCGACAGAGCAGAGCCTTCATGGCCTGCACTGCAAACCTGTGCACAGAGCAAAGCCCAGGTcacactgggagcactggcGCTGGCCACGAGGGCATGGGAAGGACAGGAGGACTGGGACCTGTTGGGGTTGGTGGGAAGGCGGTGTTCCTCCCGGCATGCTCTCCAGAAGTGATCAACTTCCTCTGGCACCTGCTGTGTGGTGATGACAACTTGGAAGAGCAGAGTCACAAACAGGCGGGCTGAATAAAGGATCATTGCCTCGTGGCACTCGGGCACCTGGACAATCACCCACAGCGCCAGAGTTGCCTGCAAAAGAAGCAGCTCGAGACAGCTCAGGAACATCCCTCAGTGCCGAGCTGTCCATGTGGCAGGGCCCGAGGGGAGACGCAGGGGGAGCACCGGGCCTGGTGCCCCCTGAGCCTGCCCTAGCCCAGGTTTCAGCCCAGCACCTGAGGCAAGGAGATGCAGTGGGGGAAGGATGGAGAGCTGGTGAGGATGTGACCTCGGGGTGAGTAAAGGCCAGTTCCAGAAACTCACAGCCAGGGCAAAGACATCTGTATCATCCCCATCAGAGGTGGACATGCTATGAAGTGGCCATTCCTGCATCACACAGAGCAGCGTTGGCAACACCTTCTCCA
This genomic window from Corvus moneduloides isolate bCorMon1 unplaced genomic scaffold, bCorMon1.pri SUPER_scaffold_79_arrow_ctg1, whole genome shotgun sequence contains:
- the LOC116438682 gene encoding uncharacterized protein LOC116438682 — its product is MAGRFRRLFKVLRRKKGPGAAPAQQPEELEQFQPRGDDAALDRTQEQDRAHGRFRRTVQMFRKFMCIRRGKTSTTATEGTAEPDSGLTELQAEPDVSTDITAPSEDSDSPMNDHTAKTDGAVTEDMAITNTDTRETQGIPNTDTMPIPTGIHAPKLDFFEESAASPQQQVPAMVRNIHQRLGSHVTVDAWLQIDILRLAEEHPADVVLTLLRCAPSCDRAATMMWRIIGSLGPAVEKVLPTLLCVMQEWPLHSMSTSDGDDTDVFALAATLALWVIVQVPECHEAMILYSARLFVTLLFQVVITTQQVPEEVDHFWRACREEHRLPTNPNRFAVQAMKALLCRLRCDNEVVAMERKRGWDTLLCADTQHYAVGLLAREMRQVLIPFCSRIAFHLLKPLSREEPCWDLPFLAFLVELLECLDLSKYGDSILEIMSRYLLSECRQRCRLALRGLVVLSKDPAMARRMGSLSQRLVELLGDADGEVVRMSLSVFMNVLENKDILVSSTTAPKLAEALLPLFENDNSNVQMLSIRLFCKVMELVVDEGKTPLKTIVCQSLLPLLFHCHDENRNVAEASRETLICAAKFLKRRNLGQLVKKEQLSKFAECLLAEDRSRAAERLHQALPFVESPQESLREAAVRFIGEPRARGPSPPRRSSAPAPAAAPAAGSGPGAVEPRLPSGPLPPSRSRALGRQDAARARAEPCRGRRAGGHGAGSAAARELCRGAVTASVLPGAARVFLRGHKEELQLLSEALQALRRDDSPSQTNIIVQEILNERAAELRSSAGSEPVSL